A genomic segment from Nicotiana sylvestris chromosome 1, ASM39365v2, whole genome shotgun sequence encodes:
- the LOC104229459 gene encoding pyruvate, phosphate dikinase, chloroplastic isoform X2 encodes MQRVYTFGKGKSEGNKGMKSLLGGKGANLAEMASIGLSVPPGLTISTEACQEYQNGKKLPQGLWEEILEGLETVEKNMGAFLGNPSKPLLLSVRSGAAISMPGMMDTVLNLGLNDEVVTGLAAKSGERFAYDSYRRFLDMFGDVVMGISHSLFAEKLEKMKDAKGVKLDTELTASDLKQLVEQYKNVYVEAKGEKFPSDPKKQLELAVKAVFDSWDSPRAIKYRSINQITGLKGTAVNIQCMVFGNMGNTSGTGVLFTRNPSTGEKKLYGEFLVNAQGEDVVAGIRTPQDLDTMKECMPEAYKELVENCEILERHYKDMMDIEFTVQENRLWMLQCRTGKRTGQGAVKIAVDMVNEGLVDKRTAIKMVEPQHLDQLLHPQFENPSAYKDKVIANGLPASPGAAVGQVVFCAEDAEAWHAQGKSAILVRTETSPEDVGGMHAAAGILTARGGMTSHAAVVARGWGKCCVSGCADIRVNESDKVVTIGDKFIHEGEWLSLNGSTGEVILGKQPLAPPAMTGNLEIFMSWADKIRRIKVMANADTPEDALTARNNGAQGIGLCRTEHMFFASDERLKAVRRMIMAATPEQRKEALDSLLPYQRSDFEGIFRAMDGFPVTIRLLDPPLHEFLPEGSLEEIVNELTTDIGMREEDVYSRIEKLSEVNPMLGFRGCRLGISYPELTEMQARAIFQAAIAMSNQGISVFPEIMVPLVGTPQELGHQVGLIRHVAKKVFSEMGTSLNYKVGTMIEIPRAALIADEIAKEAEFFSFGTNDLTQMTFGYSRDDVGKFLPIYLSKGILQHDPFEVLDQKGVGQLIKMATERGRAARPNLKVGICGEHGGEPSSVAFFAEAGLDYVSCSPFRVPIARLAAAQVVV; translated from the exons ATGCAG AGAGTATACACTTTTGGAAAAGGAAAGAgcgaaggaaacaagggcatgaAGTCCTTG TTGGGAGGTAAAGGTGCAAATCTAGCTGAAATGGCGAGCATCGGATTATCGGTGCCCCCGGGCCTTACTATATCGACAGAAGCATGCCAGGAGTATCAGAATGGCAAAAAACTTCCACAAGGACTGTGGGAGGAGATACTGGAAGGTTTAGAGACTGTGGAGAAAAACATGGGAGCTTTCCTTGGGAACCCCTCCAAGCCTCTCCTTCTCTCGGTCCGGTCTGGTGCAGCT ATTTCTATGCCTGGGATGATGGATACTGTCTTGAACCTTGGACTCAATGATGAAGTCGTTACTGGTTTGGCTGCCAAAAGTGGAGAGAGGTTTGCTTATGACTCGTACAGACGGTTTCTTGACATGTTTGGAGATGTG GTAATGGGTATTTCACATTCATTATTTGCGGAGAAGTTAGAGAAAATGAAGGACGCCAAAGGAGTGAAGCTTGATACAGAGCTGACAGCATCTGATCTTAAACAGCTTGTGGAACAGTACAAAAATGTCTATGTTGAAGCTAAGGGTGAAAAGTTTCCTTCAG ATCCCAAAAAACAGTTGGAGTTGGCGGTCAAAGCAGTTTTTGATTCTTGGGACAGTCCAAGAGCCATCAAATATCGAAGCATTAACCAGATAACAGGACTTAAAGGAACTGCAGTAAACATTCAGTGCATGGTGTTCGGGAACATGGGTAACACTTCGGGAACAGGTGTTCTCTTCACTAGGAATCCAAGCACCGGCGAGAAGAAGCTCTATGGAGAATTTCTAGTCAATGCTCAG GGAGAGGATGTTGTCGCTGGAATTAGAACGCCTCAGGACTTGGACACAATGAAGGAGTGCATGCCTGAAGCATACAAGGAGCTTGTTGAGAACTGTGAGATTTTAGAGCGGCATTATAAAGATATGATG GATATCGAATTCACTGTTCAAGAAAATAGACTGTGGATGTTACAATGCCGAACAGGGAAGCGTACGGGTCAAGGAGCTGTAAAGATAGCAGTTGACATGGTGAATGAGGGACTTGTTGACAAGCGCACAGCTATAAAGATGGTGGAGCCACAGCATCTAGACCAACTTCTTCACCCCCAG TTTGAAAATCCATCAGCTTATAAAGACAAGGTGATTGCCAATGGCCTTCCTGCCTCTCCTGGGGCAGCAGTGGGACAGGTTGTGTTTTGTGCTGAAGATGCTGAAGCATGGCATGCACAAGGGAAGAGTGCTATTTTG GTGAGAACTGAAACAAGTCCAGAGGATGTCGGAGGCATGCATGCTGCTGCTGGGATCTTAACCGCACGGGGTGGTATGACATCTCATGCAGCTGTTGTAGCCCGTGGCTGGGGTAAATGTTGCGTGTCCGGGTGTGCTGATATTCGTGTTAATGAGTCGGATAAG GTTGTCACCATTGGAGACAAATTTATTCATGAAGGAGAGTGGCTTTCATTGAACGGATCAACAGGTGAAGTAATCTTGGGCAAACAACCACTCGCGCCTCCAGCTATGACTGGCAATTTGGAGATCTTCATGTCTTGGGCTGATAAGATAAGGCGCATCAAG GTTATGGCAAATGCTGACACACCAGAAGATGCACTAACAGCAAGGAATAATGGCGCTCAAGGGATTGGTCTATGTAGGACAGAGCACATG TTCTTTGCATCTGACGAAAGGCTAAAAGCTGTAAGAAGGATGATAATGGCAGCTACTCCTGAGCAGAGGAAGGAGGCACTAGACTCATTGTTGCCTTATCAGCGATCCGACTTTGAGGGCATTTTCCGTGCAATGGATG GTTTTCCGGTGACAATTCGACTGTTAGACCCACCACTTCATGAATTTTTGCCAGAAGGGAGCTTAGAAGAGATTGTCAATGAACTAACAACAGATATAGGCATGCGCGAGGAAGATGTCTATTCTAGGATTGAGAAATTATCAGAAGTCAATCCCATGCTTGGATTTCGAGGCTGCAG ACTAGGTATATCCTACCCTGAGCTGACAGAAATGCAGGCTCGTGCAATCTTTCAAGCTGCTATAGCTATGAGCAACCAGGGTATTTCAGTCTTTCCGGAGATAATGGTTCCCCTTGTTGGAACACCTCAA GAATTAGGTCATCAAGTcggtttaatccgtcatgttgcCAAAAAGGTTTTCTCGGAGATGGGTACCTCGTTGAATTATAAGGTTGGCACCATGATAGAGATTCCTAGAGCTGCTTTGATTGCAGACGAG ATTGCTAAAGAAGCAGAGTTCTTTTCCTTTGGGACCAATGACCTCACGCAAATGACGTTTGGGTACAGTAGAGATGATGTTGGCAAGTTTCTTCCTATATATCTATCTAAAGGCATCCTCCAACATGATCCATTCGAG GTCCTTGATCAAAAGGGTGTTGGCCAACTCATCAAGATGGCTACTGAAAGAGGTCGTGCAGCGAGGCCAAACTTGAAG GTTGGAATTTGTGGAGAACATGGTGGGGAGCCCTCTTCAGTTGCATTTTTTGCCGAGGCTGGATTGGACTATGTTTCTTGCTCTCCATTCAG GGTGCCCATTGCTAGGCTAGCTGCAGCTCAAGTTGTAGTTTGA
- the LOC104229459 gene encoding pyruvate, phosphate dikinase 2 isoform X1, protein MSSAMKGLLLKSNTNDMYMRKLVKEKYREEQIQLFQAKNIHVNWCTDRGKVIRCNQEANGFSNPRKQNIGSLPPHAILTPVSDPTSTTKKRVYTFGKGKSEGNKGMKSLLGGKGANLAEMASIGLSVPPGLTISTEACQEYQNGKKLPQGLWEEILEGLETVEKNMGAFLGNPSKPLLLSVRSGAAISMPGMMDTVLNLGLNDEVVTGLAAKSGERFAYDSYRRFLDMFGDVVMGISHSLFAEKLEKMKDAKGVKLDTELTASDLKQLVEQYKNVYVEAKGEKFPSDPKKQLELAVKAVFDSWDSPRAIKYRSINQITGLKGTAVNIQCMVFGNMGNTSGTGVLFTRNPSTGEKKLYGEFLVNAQGEDVVAGIRTPQDLDTMKECMPEAYKELVENCEILERHYKDMMDIEFTVQENRLWMLQCRTGKRTGQGAVKIAVDMVNEGLVDKRTAIKMVEPQHLDQLLHPQFENPSAYKDKVIANGLPASPGAAVGQVVFCAEDAEAWHAQGKSAILVRTETSPEDVGGMHAAAGILTARGGMTSHAAVVARGWGKCCVSGCADIRVNESDKVVTIGDKFIHEGEWLSLNGSTGEVILGKQPLAPPAMTGNLEIFMSWADKIRRIKVMANADTPEDALTARNNGAQGIGLCRTEHMFFASDERLKAVRRMIMAATPEQRKEALDSLLPYQRSDFEGIFRAMDGFPVTIRLLDPPLHEFLPEGSLEEIVNELTTDIGMREEDVYSRIEKLSEVNPMLGFRGCRLGISYPELTEMQARAIFQAAIAMSNQGISVFPEIMVPLVGTPQELGHQVGLIRHVAKKVFSEMGTSLNYKVGTMIEIPRAALIADEIAKEAEFFSFGTNDLTQMTFGYSRDDVGKFLPIYLSKGILQHDPFEVLDQKGVGQLIKMATERGRAARPNLKVGICGEHGGEPSSVAFFAEAGLDYVSCSPFRVPIARLAAAQVVV, encoded by the exons ATGAGTTCAGCAATGAAGGGGTTATTGTTAAAGTCAAATACAAATGATATGTACATGAGAAAATTAGTCAAAGAAAAGTATAGAGAAGAGCAGATTCAACTATTTCAAGCAAAGAACATACATGTGAATTGGTGTACTGATCGAGGTAAAGTAATTAGATGCAATCAAGAAGCAAATGGGTTTTCAAATCCCAGAAAGCAAAATATTGGCTCTCTTCCACCCCACGCAATTCTGACTCCTGTTTCAGATCCCACTTCAACTACAAAAAAG AGAGTATACACTTTTGGAAAAGGAAAGAgcgaaggaaacaagggcatgaAGTCCTTG TTGGGAGGTAAAGGTGCAAATCTAGCTGAAATGGCGAGCATCGGATTATCGGTGCCCCCGGGCCTTACTATATCGACAGAAGCATGCCAGGAGTATCAGAATGGCAAAAAACTTCCACAAGGACTGTGGGAGGAGATACTGGAAGGTTTAGAGACTGTGGAGAAAAACATGGGAGCTTTCCTTGGGAACCCCTCCAAGCCTCTCCTTCTCTCGGTCCGGTCTGGTGCAGCT ATTTCTATGCCTGGGATGATGGATACTGTCTTGAACCTTGGACTCAATGATGAAGTCGTTACTGGTTTGGCTGCCAAAAGTGGAGAGAGGTTTGCTTATGACTCGTACAGACGGTTTCTTGACATGTTTGGAGATGTG GTAATGGGTATTTCACATTCATTATTTGCGGAGAAGTTAGAGAAAATGAAGGACGCCAAAGGAGTGAAGCTTGATACAGAGCTGACAGCATCTGATCTTAAACAGCTTGTGGAACAGTACAAAAATGTCTATGTTGAAGCTAAGGGTGAAAAGTTTCCTTCAG ATCCCAAAAAACAGTTGGAGTTGGCGGTCAAAGCAGTTTTTGATTCTTGGGACAGTCCAAGAGCCATCAAATATCGAAGCATTAACCAGATAACAGGACTTAAAGGAACTGCAGTAAACATTCAGTGCATGGTGTTCGGGAACATGGGTAACACTTCGGGAACAGGTGTTCTCTTCACTAGGAATCCAAGCACCGGCGAGAAGAAGCTCTATGGAGAATTTCTAGTCAATGCTCAG GGAGAGGATGTTGTCGCTGGAATTAGAACGCCTCAGGACTTGGACACAATGAAGGAGTGCATGCCTGAAGCATACAAGGAGCTTGTTGAGAACTGTGAGATTTTAGAGCGGCATTATAAAGATATGATG GATATCGAATTCACTGTTCAAGAAAATAGACTGTGGATGTTACAATGCCGAACAGGGAAGCGTACGGGTCAAGGAGCTGTAAAGATAGCAGTTGACATGGTGAATGAGGGACTTGTTGACAAGCGCACAGCTATAAAGATGGTGGAGCCACAGCATCTAGACCAACTTCTTCACCCCCAG TTTGAAAATCCATCAGCTTATAAAGACAAGGTGATTGCCAATGGCCTTCCTGCCTCTCCTGGGGCAGCAGTGGGACAGGTTGTGTTTTGTGCTGAAGATGCTGAAGCATGGCATGCACAAGGGAAGAGTGCTATTTTG GTGAGAACTGAAACAAGTCCAGAGGATGTCGGAGGCATGCATGCTGCTGCTGGGATCTTAACCGCACGGGGTGGTATGACATCTCATGCAGCTGTTGTAGCCCGTGGCTGGGGTAAATGTTGCGTGTCCGGGTGTGCTGATATTCGTGTTAATGAGTCGGATAAG GTTGTCACCATTGGAGACAAATTTATTCATGAAGGAGAGTGGCTTTCATTGAACGGATCAACAGGTGAAGTAATCTTGGGCAAACAACCACTCGCGCCTCCAGCTATGACTGGCAATTTGGAGATCTTCATGTCTTGGGCTGATAAGATAAGGCGCATCAAG GTTATGGCAAATGCTGACACACCAGAAGATGCACTAACAGCAAGGAATAATGGCGCTCAAGGGATTGGTCTATGTAGGACAGAGCACATG TTCTTTGCATCTGACGAAAGGCTAAAAGCTGTAAGAAGGATGATAATGGCAGCTACTCCTGAGCAGAGGAAGGAGGCACTAGACTCATTGTTGCCTTATCAGCGATCCGACTTTGAGGGCATTTTCCGTGCAATGGATG GTTTTCCGGTGACAATTCGACTGTTAGACCCACCACTTCATGAATTTTTGCCAGAAGGGAGCTTAGAAGAGATTGTCAATGAACTAACAACAGATATAGGCATGCGCGAGGAAGATGTCTATTCTAGGATTGAGAAATTATCAGAAGTCAATCCCATGCTTGGATTTCGAGGCTGCAG ACTAGGTATATCCTACCCTGAGCTGACAGAAATGCAGGCTCGTGCAATCTTTCAAGCTGCTATAGCTATGAGCAACCAGGGTATTTCAGTCTTTCCGGAGATAATGGTTCCCCTTGTTGGAACACCTCAA GAATTAGGTCATCAAGTcggtttaatccgtcatgttgcCAAAAAGGTTTTCTCGGAGATGGGTACCTCGTTGAATTATAAGGTTGGCACCATGATAGAGATTCCTAGAGCTGCTTTGATTGCAGACGAG ATTGCTAAAGAAGCAGAGTTCTTTTCCTTTGGGACCAATGACCTCACGCAAATGACGTTTGGGTACAGTAGAGATGATGTTGGCAAGTTTCTTCCTATATATCTATCTAAAGGCATCCTCCAACATGATCCATTCGAG GTCCTTGATCAAAAGGGTGTTGGCCAACTCATCAAGATGGCTACTGAAAGAGGTCGTGCAGCGAGGCCAAACTTGAAG GTTGGAATTTGTGGAGAACATGGTGGGGAGCCCTCTTCAGTTGCATTTTTTGCCGAGGCTGGATTGGACTATGTTTCTTGCTCTCCATTCAG GGTGCCCATTGCTAGGCTAGCTGCAGCTCAAGTTGTAGTTTGA